A window of Candidatus Pantoea floridensis contains these coding sequences:
- the glmU gene encoding bifunctional UDP-N-acetylglucosamine diphosphorylase/glucosamine-1-phosphate N-acetyltransferase GlmU: MSTNAMSVVILAAGKGTRMYSDLPKVLHTLAGKPMVQHVIDAATGLGAQHIHLVYGHGGDLLKSALADNALNWVLQAEQLGTGHAMQQAAPFFADDEDILMLYGDVPLISQESLQRLRAAKPAGGIGLLTVVLDNPTGYGRIVRENGTVTGIIEQKDASAEQLKIQEINTGILIANGSDLKRWLAQLNNNNVQGEFYITDIIAMAHREGRVINAVHPARISETDGVNNRLQLATLERVYQSEQAERLLLAGVMLRDPARFDLRGALQHGRDVEIDTNVIVEGNVTLGNRVKIGAGCIIKNSVIADDCEISPYSVIEDATLAAGCTVGPFARLRPGSELAEEAHVGNFVEMKKATLGKGSKAGHLSYLGDAEIGAGVNIGAGTITCNYDGANKSKTIIGDNVFIGSDTQLIAPVSVASGATIAAGTTIMKDVTAADLVYNRKEQNHKSGWQRPVKKK; this comes from the coding sequence ATGTCTACAAACGCGATGAGTGTGGTGATCTTAGCCGCTGGCAAAGGCACCCGAATGTATTCCGATCTGCCCAAAGTTCTGCACACCCTTGCAGGTAAACCAATGGTTCAGCACGTGATTGATGCCGCAACCGGTTTGGGCGCTCAACACATCCATCTGGTGTATGGTCACGGCGGCGATTTACTCAAATCTGCGCTTGCGGATAACGCACTTAATTGGGTGCTGCAGGCTGAACAGCTCGGTACCGGGCACGCAATGCAGCAGGCAGCCCCCTTCTTTGCTGATGATGAAGATATCCTGATGTTGTACGGCGACGTGCCGCTGATCTCGCAAGAGAGCTTGCAGCGTCTGCGCGCGGCTAAACCGGCGGGTGGCATTGGCTTACTTACGGTGGTTCTGGATAACCCAACCGGCTATGGCCGCATCGTGCGTGAAAACGGCACGGTGACCGGCATTATCGAGCAGAAAGATGCGTCGGCAGAACAGCTAAAAATCCAGGAAATTAACACCGGTATCCTGATTGCCAACGGCAGCGACCTCAAGCGCTGGCTGGCGCAGCTCAACAATAACAATGTGCAGGGCGAATTCTATATCACCGATATCATTGCCATGGCGCACCGGGAAGGTCGCGTTATCAATGCGGTGCACCCAGCGCGCATCAGTGAAACCGACGGCGTGAATAATCGGCTGCAGCTGGCAACACTTGAGCGCGTTTACCAAAGCGAGCAGGCGGAAAGGCTGCTGCTGGCGGGTGTCATGCTGCGCGATCCGGCGCGTTTCGATCTGCGCGGTGCGCTGCAACACGGGCGGGATGTGGAGATTGACACCAACGTGATTGTTGAAGGCAACGTTACGCTCGGCAACCGGGTGAAAATCGGCGCGGGCTGCATCATCAAAAACAGCGTGATTGCGGATGACTGTGAAATCAGCCCCTATTCGGTGATCGAGGATGCCACCTTAGCCGCCGGCTGTACGGTTGGTCCGTTCGCGCGTCTGCGTCCGGGCAGCGAGTTAGCTGAAGAGGCGCACGTGGGTAACTTCGTGGAGATGAAGAAAGCCACGCTGGGCAAAGGCTCAAAAGCTGGCCATCTTTCCTATCTCGGTGATGCCGAAATTGGTGCGGGCGTGAATATCGGCGCGGGCACCATTACCTGTAATTACGATGGCGCGAACAAATCCAAAACCATCATCGGCGACAACGTATTCATCGGCTCAGATACGCAGCTGATAGCGCCCGTCAGCGTGGCGAGCGGCGCGACCATTGCCGCGGGTACTACCATCATGAAGGATGTGACGGCCGCTGACCTGGTTTATAACCGTAAAGAGCAGAATCACAAGTCTGGCTGGCAGCGCCCGGTGAAGAAGAAATAA
- a CDS encoding F0F1 ATP synthase subunit epsilon encodes MAMTYHLDVVSAEQQMFSGLVERIQVSGSEGELGIRPGHAPLLTAIKPGMIHIVKQHGEEEYIYLSGGVLEVQPGSTTVLADTAIRGEDLDEARAQEAKRKAEEHMNSSHGDVDYAQASAELAKAIAKLRVIELTKKAM; translated from the coding sequence ATGGCTATGACTTATCATCTGGACGTGGTCAGTGCGGAGCAACAAATGTTCTCCGGTCTGGTGGAGCGCATCCAGGTGTCAGGTAGCGAAGGTGAGCTGGGTATTCGCCCGGGCCACGCCCCGCTGCTGACAGCCATCAAGCCTGGTATGATTCACATCGTGAAACAGCACGGCGAAGAGGAGTATATCTACCTCTCTGGCGGCGTGCTGGAAGTACAACCTGGCAGCACCACCGTTTTGGCTGACACCGCGATTCGCGGCGAAGACCTCGACGAAGCGCGCGCGCAGGAAGCGAAACGTAAAGCGGAAGAGCACATGAACAGCAGCCACGGCGACGTGGATTATGCTCAGGCTTCTGCGGAGCTGGCGAAAGCCATCGCAAAACTGCGTGTTATCGAGCTGACCAAAAAAGCGATGTAA
- the atpD gene encoding F0F1 ATP synthase subunit beta → MAAGKIVQIIGAVVDVEFPQDAVPQVYSALEVKNGDARLVLEVQQQLGGGVVRTIAMGTSDGLKRGLEVTDLKKPIQVPVGKATLGRIMNVLGEPIDMKGDLQNDDGSALEVSSIHRAAPSYEDQSNSQELLETGIKVIDLMCPFAKGGKVGLFGGAGVGKTVNMMELIRNIAAEHSGYSVFAGVGERTREGNDFYHEMTDSNVIDKVALVYGQMNEPPGNRLRVALTGLTMAEKFRDEGRDVLLFIDNIYRYTLAGTEVSALLGRMPSAVGYQPTLAEEMGVLQERITSTKTGSITSVQAVYVPADDLTDPSPATTFAHLDSTVTLSRQIASLGIYPAVDPLDSTSRQLDPLIVGQEHYDVARGVQSLLQRYQELKDIIAILGMDELSEEDKLLVARARKIQRFLSQPFFVAEVFTGSPGKYVTLKDTIRGFKGIMEGEFDHLPEQAFYMVGAIEEAVEKAKKL, encoded by the coding sequence ATGGCAGCTGGAAAGATTGTCCAGATTATCGGCGCCGTAGTTGACGTCGAATTCCCTCAGGACGCGGTACCGCAGGTATATAGCGCTCTCGAGGTGAAAAATGGTGATGCTCGTCTGGTGCTGGAAGTTCAGCAGCAGCTGGGTGGTGGCGTGGTTCGTACCATCGCCATGGGTACTTCTGACGGCCTGAAGCGCGGTCTGGAAGTCACTGACCTGAAAAAACCTATCCAGGTTCCGGTTGGTAAAGCAACCCTCGGCCGTATCATGAACGTATTGGGTGAGCCAATCGACATGAAAGGCGACCTGCAGAATGACGATGGCAGCGCATTAGAGGTTTCCTCTATTCACCGCGCAGCACCTTCATATGAAGATCAGTCTAACTCCCAGGAACTGCTGGAAACCGGCATCAAGGTAATCGACCTGATGTGTCCGTTCGCTAAGGGCGGTAAAGTCGGTCTGTTCGGTGGTGCGGGTGTAGGTAAAACCGTAAACATGATGGAGCTGATCCGTAACATCGCGGCTGAGCACTCAGGTTACTCGGTATTTGCTGGTGTGGGTGAGCGTACTCGTGAGGGTAACGACTTCTACCACGAAATGACTGACTCCAACGTTATCGATAAAGTAGCGCTGGTGTATGGCCAGATGAACGAGCCGCCGGGTAACCGTCTGCGCGTAGCACTGACCGGCTTGACCATGGCGGAAAAATTCCGTGATGAAGGCCGTGACGTTCTGCTGTTCATCGACAACATCTATCGTTACACCCTGGCCGGTACTGAAGTATCAGCACTGCTGGGTCGTATGCCATCTGCGGTAGGTTATCAGCCGACGCTGGCAGAAGAGATGGGTGTGTTGCAGGAGCGTATTACCTCTACCAAGACCGGTTCAATCACCTCTGTACAGGCCGTTTACGTTCCTGCGGATGACTTGACTGACCCGTCACCAGCAACCACCTTTGCTCACTTAGACTCAACCGTTACGCTGAGCCGTCAGATCGCCTCTCTGGGTATCTACCCAGCCGTTGACCCGCTGGATTCTACCAGCCGTCAGCTGGATCCGCTGATCGTGGGTCAGGAGCACTATGATGTTGCGCGTGGCGTGCAGTCTCTGCTGCAGCGTTACCAGGAACTGAAAGACATCATCGCCATCCTTGGTATGGACGAGCTGTCTGAAGAAGACAAACTGTTGGTGGCACGTGCGCGTAAAATTCAGCGCTTCCTGTCTCAGCCGTTCTTCGTTGCTGAAGTCTTCACTGGTTCTCCAGGTAAGTACGTTACCCTGAAAGACACTATTCGTGGCTTCAAAGGCATCATGGAAGGCGAATTCGACCACCTGCCAGAGCAGGCGTTCTACATGGTCGGCGCTATCGAAGAAGCCGTAGAAAAAGCGAAGAAACTGTAA
- the atpG gene encoding F0F1 ATP synthase subunit gamma encodes MAGAKEIRSKIGSVKNTQKITKAMEMVAASKMRKTQERMAASRPYADTMRKVIGHLALGNLEYKHPYLDERDVKRVGYLVVSTDRGLCGGLNINLFKKLLADMKSWSDKGVQSDLAIIGSKGNSFFGSVGGNIVAQVTGMGDKPALSDLIGPVKVMLQAYDEGRIDKLYIVGNKFNNTMSQTPTITQLLPLPPAEGEEEMKAKTWDYLYEPDPKALLDTLLRRYVESQVYQGVVENLASEQAARMVAMKAATDNGGNLIKELQLVYNKARQASITQELTEIVSGASAV; translated from the coding sequence ATGGCCGGCGCAAAAGAAATACGTAGTAAGATCGGCAGCGTAAAAAATACGCAGAAGATCACCAAAGCGATGGAAATGGTCGCCGCCTCCAAAATGCGTAAAACGCAGGAACGCATGGCGGCCAGCCGTCCGTATGCAGATACCATGCGCAAAGTGATTGGTCACCTTGCACTGGGTAATCTGGAATACAAGCACCCTTACCTGGATGAGCGCGACGTTAAGCGCGTCGGCTACCTGGTCGTTTCGACTGACCGCGGGCTTTGTGGTGGTTTGAACATTAACCTGTTCAAAAAATTGCTGGCAGATATGAAGAGCTGGTCTGATAAAGGCGTGCAGAGCGATCTGGCGATTATCGGTTCTAAAGGCAATTCATTCTTCGGCTCTGTAGGTGGCAACATCGTGGCTCAGGTCACCGGTATGGGCGATAAGCCTGCACTGTCTGATTTGATTGGTCCGGTAAAAGTGATGTTGCAGGCCTATGATGAAGGTCGCATCGACAAGCTGTATATCGTTGGCAACAAGTTTAATAACACCATGTCTCAGACTCCGACCATTACCCAACTGCTGCCGTTACCGCCAGCGGAAGGTGAAGAAGAGATGAAGGCGAAGACCTGGGATTACCTGTACGAACCCGATCCGAAAGCGCTGCTGGATACCCTGCTGCGCCGTTATGTCGAATCGCAGGTTTATCAGGGTGTGGTGGAAAACCTGGCCAGTGAGCAGGCCGCACGTATGGTGGCGATGAAAGCTGCAACCGATAACGGCGGAAACCTGATCAAAGAGCTGCAGTTGGTTTACAACAAAGCTCGTCAGGCCAGCATCACCCAGGAACTTACCGAGATCGTCTCGGGAGCCTCCGCGGTTTAA
- the atpA gene encoding F0F1 ATP synthase subunit alpha — protein MQLNSTEISELIKQRIAQFNVVSEAHNEGTIVSVSDGIIRVHGLADVMQGEMIALPGNRYAIALNLERDSVGAVVMGPYADLAEGMKVKCTGRILEVPVGRGLLGRVVNTLGAPIDGKGAIDNDGFSPVEVIAPGVIDRQSVDQPVQTGYKSVDAMIPIGRGQRELIIGDRQTGKTAMAIDAIINQRDSGIKCVYVAIGQKASTISNVVRKLEEHGALANTIVVVASASESAALQYLSPYAGCAMGEYFRDRGEDALIVYDDLSKQAVAYRQISLLLRRPPGREAFPGDVFYLHSRLLERASRVSADYVERFTNGEVKGQTGSLTALPIIETQAGDVSAFVPTNVISITDGQIFLESNLFNSGIRPAVNPGISVSRVGGAAQTKIIKKLSGGIRTALAQYRELAAFSQFASDLDDATRKQLSHGQKVTELLKQKQYAPMSVAQQGLVLFAAERGYLNDVELAKIGSFEAALLAFADRDHAELMAEINQAGNFNNEIEEKLKGVLETFKATQSW, from the coding sequence ATGCAACTGAATTCCACCGAAATCAGCGAACTGATCAAGCAGCGCATTGCTCAGTTCAATGTCGTGAGTGAAGCTCACAACGAAGGTACTATTGTTTCTGTAAGTGACGGTATCATCCGCGTACACGGCCTGGCCGATGTGATGCAGGGTGAGATGATTGCCCTGCCGGGCAACCGTTACGCTATCGCACTGAACCTCGAGCGTGACTCGGTTGGTGCAGTAGTGATGGGCCCGTATGCTGACCTCGCGGAAGGCATGAAAGTGAAATGTACGGGTCGTATTTTAGAAGTTCCTGTTGGCCGTGGCCTGCTGGGCCGTGTGGTGAACACCTTGGGTGCACCGATCGACGGTAAAGGCGCAATCGACAACGACGGCTTCTCGCCGGTTGAAGTGATTGCACCAGGCGTTATCGACCGTCAGTCAGTAGACCAGCCTGTTCAGACCGGTTACAAATCTGTCGATGCGATGATTCCAATCGGCCGTGGCCAGCGTGAGCTGATCATCGGTGACCGTCAGACCGGTAAAACCGCAATGGCAATCGACGCCATCATCAACCAGCGCGATTCAGGCATCAAGTGTGTCTACGTTGCGATTGGCCAGAAAGCGTCAACCATTTCTAACGTGGTTCGCAAACTGGAAGAGCACGGCGCGCTGGCTAACACCATCGTCGTTGTCGCTTCTGCTTCTGAATCTGCAGCGCTGCAGTACCTGTCACCGTACGCCGGTTGTGCGATGGGTGAGTACTTCCGTGACCGCGGTGAAGATGCACTGATCGTGTACGATGACCTGTCTAAGCAGGCTGTTGCTTACCGTCAGATTTCTCTGCTGCTGCGCCGTCCACCAGGTCGTGAAGCCTTCCCTGGCGACGTGTTCTATCTCCACTCTCGTCTGCTGGAGCGTGCATCACGCGTTAGCGCTGACTACGTTGAGCGCTTCACCAACGGTGAAGTGAAAGGCCAGACCGGTTCATTGACCGCACTGCCAATCATCGAAACTCAGGCGGGTGACGTTTCCGCGTTCGTTCCGACCAACGTAATCTCGATTACCGATGGTCAGATCTTCCTGGAATCGAACCTGTTCAACTCCGGTATTCGTCCAGCCGTTAACCCGGGTATCTCGGTATCCCGTGTTGGTGGTGCTGCACAGACCAAGATCATCAAGAAGCTGTCCGGTGGTATCCGTACCGCATTGGCACAGTATCGTGAACTGGCGGCGTTCTCTCAGTTCGCTTCCGATCTGGACGATGCAACGCGTAAACAGCTGAGCCACGGTCAGAAAGTGACCGAGCTGCTGAAACAGAAACAGTATGCGCCGATGTCAGTCGCGCAACAGGGTCTGGTGCTGTTTGCTGCTGAGCGCGGCTATCTGAACGACGTTGAACTGGCGAAAATCGGCAGCTTCGAAGCCGCTCTGCTGGCGTTCGCGGATCGCGATCACGCTGAGCTGATGGCTGAAATCAACCAAGCGGGTAACTTCAATAACGAAATCGAAGAGAAGCTGAAAGGCGTCCTCGAAACGTTTAAAGCAACCCAGTCCTGGTAA
- the atpH gene encoding F0F1 ATP synthase subunit delta, giving the protein MSDLITVARPYAKAAFDFAVEHQSIDRWQSMLAFAAEVARNEQIADLLSGALAPEALSASFIAVCGDQLDENAQNLIKVMAENGRLTALPAVLEQYIQLRDAYEATAEVDVISASTLSDSQLTKISAAMEKRLSRKVKLNCKIDKSVMAGVVIRAGDLVIDGSVRGRLDRLADVLQS; this is encoded by the coding sequence ATGTCTGATCTTATTACTGTAGCTCGCCCCTACGCCAAAGCAGCTTTTGACTTTGCTGTTGAGCATCAAAGCATCGATCGCTGGCAATCAATGCTGGCGTTTGCCGCAGAAGTGGCTCGCAACGAACAGATCGCAGATCTTCTTTCCGGTGCGCTTGCACCGGAAGCGTTATCTGCTTCTTTCATTGCAGTTTGTGGCGATCAACTTGATGAAAACGCCCAGAACCTGATTAAGGTAATGGCCGAAAACGGACGTTTGACAGCGCTTCCAGCGGTACTGGAACAGTACATTCAACTGCGTGACGCTTATGAAGCGACAGCCGAAGTTGATGTGATTTCTGCCAGTACGCTGAGTGACAGTCAGCTGACTAAAATCAGCGCCGCGATGGAAAAACGTCTGTCACGTAAAGTTAAGCTGAATTGCAAAATTGATAAGTCTGTAATGGCAGGTGTGGTTATCCGTGCGGGTGACCTGGTCATTGATGGCAGCGTACGCGGCCGTCTTGATCGTCTGGCAGACGTCTTGCAGTCTTAA
- the atpF gene encoding F0F1 ATP synthase subunit B, which produces MNINATILGQAIAFILFVAFCMKYVWPPIMAAIEKRQKEIAEGLASAERAKKDLDLAQANATDQLKKAKEDAQVIIEQANKRRAQILDEAKTEAETERNRIVAQAQAEIEAERSRVREELRKQVALLALAGAEKIIERSVDEAANSDIVDKLVAEL; this is translated from the coding sequence GTGAACATTAATGCAACAATCCTCGGCCAGGCCATCGCGTTCATTCTGTTTGTCGCGTTTTGCATGAAGTACGTATGGCCGCCGATTATGGCTGCCATCGAAAAGCGCCAGAAAGAAATTGCTGAAGGCCTTGCTTCTGCTGAGCGCGCGAAGAAAGATTTAGATCTCGCGCAGGCCAATGCGACCGACCAGCTGAAAAAAGCCAAAGAAGACGCTCAGGTCATTATCGAGCAGGCGAACAAACGCCGTGCCCAGATTCTGGACGAAGCGAAAACTGAAGCTGAGACTGAACGTAACCGCATCGTGGCACAGGCGCAGGCAGAAATTGAAGCCGAGCGTTCACGTGTCCGTGAAGAGCTGCGTAAGCAAGTCGCGTTGCTGGCATTAGCTGGCGCCGAGAAAATCATCGAACGTTCCGTGGATGAAGCTGCTAACAGCGACATCGTTGATAAACTGGTCGCTGAACTGTAA
- the atpE gene encoding F0F1 ATP synthase subunit C has translation MENLNMDLLYMAAAVMMGLAAIGAAIGIGILGGKFLEGAARQPDLIPLLRTQFFVVMGLVDAIPMIAVGLGLYVMFAVA, from the coding sequence ATGGAAAACCTGAATATGGATCTGCTGTACATGGCTGCCGCTGTGATGATGGGCCTGGCGGCAATCGGTGCTGCGATCGGTATCGGCATCCTCGGAGGTAAATTCCTGGAAGGCGCCGCGCGTCAACCGGATCTGATCCCTCTGCTGCGTACGCAGTTCTTTGTTGTAATGGGTCTGGTGGATGCTATCCCGATGATCGCTGTAGGTCTGGGTCTCTACGTGATGTTTGCTGTCGCTTAA
- the atpB gene encoding F0F1 ATP synthase subunit A, with protein MAAGEISTPQEYIGHHLNNLQLDLRTFELVNPHDAPATFWVINIDSMFFSVVLGLIFLVLFRKVAKSATSGVPGKLQAAIELVVGFVDNNVRDMYHGKSKLIAPLALTIFVWVFLMNFMDLLPIDLLPFIGEHYLGLPALRVVPSADVNITLSMALGVFILILFYSIKMKGIGGFTKELTLQPFNHPIFIPINLILEGVSLLSKPVSLGLRLFGNMYAGELIFILIAGLLPWWSQWLLNVPWAIFHILIISLQAFIFMVLTIVYLSMASEEH; from the coding sequence ATGGCTGCTGGAGAAATCTCTACTCCGCAAGAATACATAGGTCACCACCTGAATAACCTTCAGTTGGACCTGCGTACTTTCGAGTTGGTGAATCCGCACGACGCTCCCGCGACGTTCTGGGTAATAAATATCGATTCCATGTTTTTCTCTGTGGTGCTGGGACTGATTTTCCTGGTGTTGTTCCGCAAAGTAGCTAAAAGCGCTACCAGCGGTGTTCCAGGGAAATTACAAGCGGCTATCGAACTGGTTGTCGGCTTCGTTGATAACAACGTGCGTGACATGTACCACGGTAAAAGCAAACTTATCGCCCCGCTGGCTCTGACGATTTTCGTTTGGGTCTTCCTGATGAACTTCATGGATCTGCTGCCTATCGATTTGCTGCCGTTTATCGGCGAGCACTATTTAGGTTTGCCGGCGCTGCGCGTCGTGCCATCTGCAGACGTGAACATCACGCTGTCTATGGCGCTGGGCGTATTTATTTTGATTCTGTTCTACAGCATCAAAATGAAAGGCATTGGCGGCTTCACCAAAGAGTTGACGCTGCAGCCTTTTAATCACCCGATCTTCATCCCCATTAACCTGATTCTTGAAGGTGTTAGCCTGCTGTCCAAGCCAGTATCACTGGGTCTGCGACTGTTCGGTAACATGTATGCGGGTGAGCTGATCTTTATCCTGATTGCCGGCCTGCTGCCGTGGTGGTCGCAGTGGTTGTTGAATGTGCCATGGGCCATTTTCCACATCCTGATCATTTCGCTGCAGGCTTTCATTTTCATGGTCCTCACGATCGTCTATCTGTCGATGGCATCTGAAGAACATTGA
- the atpI gene encoding F0F1 ATP synthase subunit I, with product MSVSLYSVKLARAVLIIQLVTFVIIGALFTLKEVSWGASAIAGGAAAWLPNVLFMFLAWRLQDQTPAKGRVAWSFALGEVLKVFTTVIFLAVALGVFGAVFWPLAITWLSVLVVQIVAPAVINNKG from the coding sequence ATGTCAGTGTCTCTTTACAGTGTGAAATTAGCCCGGGCCGTGCTGATCATTCAGCTGGTGACCTTTGTCATCATCGGTGCGCTCTTTACCCTGAAAGAGGTCTCCTGGGGCGCCTCTGCCATCGCCGGTGGAGCGGCAGCCTGGCTGCCGAACGTGTTGTTTATGTTTTTAGCCTGGCGCCTGCAGGATCAAACGCCTGCGAAAGGCCGTGTTGCCTGGAGCTTCGCCCTCGGTGAAGTGTTGAAGGTGTTCACAACGGTCATTTTTCTCGCGGTGGCGTTGGGTGTGTTTGGTGCGGTCTTCTGGCCGCTCGCAATCACGTGGTTATCGGTGCTGGTGGTGCAGATCGTCGCGCCGGCTGTAATTAACAACAAAGGGTAA
- the rsmG gene encoding 16S rRNA (guanine(527)-N(7))-methyltransferase RsmG encodes MINKLSSLLKAANISLTDQQKQQLVGYVELLHKWNKAYNLTSVRDPQQMLVRHILDSVVVEPHLQGDRFIDVGTGPGLPGIPLAIVRPQSHFTLLDSLGKRVRFLRQVQHELGLTNVTPVQSRVEEFPSEPPFDGVISRAFASLEDMLNWCHHLPGREGRFYALKGVRPDDEISALPAGFIVEKIQPLQVPELDGERHLVVISRK; translated from the coding sequence GTGATTAACAAACTCTCCTCGCTGCTGAAAGCGGCAAACATTTCCCTTACCGATCAACAAAAACAGCAGTTGGTTGGCTATGTTGAGCTGCTGCATAAATGGAACAAGGCCTATAACCTGACATCGGTGCGCGATCCGCAGCAGATGCTAGTACGGCATATCCTCGATAGCGTGGTGGTTGAGCCGCATCTGCAGGGCGATCGCTTTATTGACGTTGGCACCGGGCCTGGCTTACCGGGTATTCCGCTGGCCATTGTACGTCCGCAGTCGCATTTCACACTGCTTGATAGCCTTGGCAAACGCGTGCGTTTCCTGCGCCAGGTACAGCATGAGTTAGGACTTACTAACGTTACGCCCGTGCAAAGCCGCGTGGAGGAGTTCCCATCCGAGCCGCCGTTCGATGGCGTTATAAGCCGTGCTTTCGCCTCACTGGAAGATATGCTGAACTGGTGCCATCATTTGCCGGGTCGTGAAGGACGTTTTTATGCCTTGAAGGGGGTACGTCCGGATGATGAGATATCAGCCTTGCCTGCTGGTTTTATTGTGGAGAAAATTCAACCGCTGCAGGTGCCGGAACTGGACGGTGAACGGCATTTAGTCGTGATTAGCCGAAAATAG